The Leifsonia sp. ZF2019 DNA segment GAGCCGAACTGCGAGATCTCGACCACGGCGTCCGCCGCGTCGATCGCGGGCTGCGAGAGCCCCGGGCCCTCCTGCCCGAAGAGCAGCACGCACTCCCGCGGGAGCGCGAAGGTCTCGATGAGCACCGACCCGGGCACGTTGTCGATCGCGATGATCGGGAGGCCGGCCTCCCGCGTCCACGCGACGAACCCCTCCACGTCCTCATGGTGGCGGACGTGCTGGTACCTGTCGGTCACCATGGCACCGCGCTTGTTCCAGCGCCGACGGCCGATGATGTGCACGGTGTCGGCCGCGAACGCGTTGGCGCTGCGCACGATCGAGCCGATGTTCATGTCGTGCTGCCAGTTCTCGATGGCGACATGGAACGGATGCCGGTGCTCGTCGAGGTCGGCGACGATGGCCTCCATCCGCCAGTAGCGGTAGCGGTCGATCACATTGCGGGTGTCGCCGTGGCGCAGCAGCTCGGGATCGTAGTGCTCGCCCGCGGGCCAGACGCCGGGCCAGGGGCCCACGCCGTGCGTGCTGAGCTCGTGCGACGGTCCGGGCTGATCCACTCCGCCAGCGTAGTCGCGCGCCACGCATCTGCTCGACAGCGGCGCCATCGCCCCGGACGGGTTCGCGTCGCTCACGGCGAAGGCTCTGGCCCGATGCGTCCGCCTGGCCCGTCCCCGGCCCGTCCGCCCGGCGCATCCGCGCAACGCGCCCGCGC contains these protein-coding regions:
- a CDS encoding TrmH family RNA methyltransferase, producing MAPLSSRCVARDYAGGVDQPGPSHELSTHGVGPWPGVWPAGEHYDPELLRHGDTRNVIDRYRYWRMEAIVADLDEHRHPFHVAIENWQHDMNIGSIVRSANAFAADTVHIIGRRRWNKRGAMVTDRYQHVRHHEDVEGFVAWTREAGLPIIAIDNVPGSVLIETFALPRECVLLFGQEGPGLSQPAIDAADAVVEISQFGSTRSINASAAAAVAMHAWILQHVRF